Proteins encoded by one window of Chryseobacterium aquaeductus:
- a CDS encoding DUF342 domain-containing protein, with translation MKKFVLAIAMIGMGSFAMAQQAPQDKKFNREEMKQKMQEKEQERMAEMKKELNLNQSQIAQIKGLHEKRKSEMVNNFEKNKEQRQAKMAEMKAKRQQMDNEMKNILTPEQYAKWEAGKKAKMEQRRAMMKEKGMKGDRKMKHGFKTAPQQMN, from the coding sequence ATGAAAAAATTTGTATTAGCAATCGCAATGATCGGAATGGGAAGTTTTGCAATGGCACAACAAGCCCCACAAGATAAAAAATTCAACAGAGAAGAAATGAAGCAGAAGATGCAGGAAAAAGAGCAGGAAAGAATGGCTGAGATGAAGAAAGAACTGAATCTAAATCAGAGTCAGATAGCCCAGATCAAAGGTCTTCACGAAAAAAGAAAATCTGAAATGGTGAATAACTTTGAAAAAAACAAAGAGCAGAGACAGGCAAAAATGGCTGAGATGAAGGCGAAAAGACAGCAGATGGATAATGAGATGAAGAACATTCTTACGCCTGAACAGTATGCTAAATGGGAAGCAGGAAAAAAAGCAAAAATGGAGCAGAGAAGAGCAATGATGAAAGAAAAAGGAATGAAGGGAGACAGAAAAATGAAGCATGGTTTTAAAACTGCTCCTCAACAAATGAATTAA
- a CDS encoding ferritin — MVSEKIAQLINEQIAHEQYAAQYYLSMSAWFFAKDLDGIANYFRVQSKEELMHADKMFDYLNDVGGQIIIGEIAKPPHDFENAVDIFEKALEHEKKVTRSIFNIVKNANDEGDFATTSFLQWFINEQVEEEASASQYVTKIKMVCDNPSALYLFDQELSQRVFVPDTKA; from the coding sequence ATGGTAAGCGAAAAAATTGCACAACTCATCAACGAACAAATAGCTCACGAGCAATATGCTGCTCAATATTATCTATCAATGTCAGCTTGGTTTTTCGCCAAAGATTTAGACGGAATTGCCAATTACTTCAGGGTTCAGAGCAAAGAAGAACTCATGCATGCAGATAAAATGTTTGATTATCTGAATGATGTTGGAGGTCAGATCATCATAGGTGAAATTGCAAAACCACCTCACGACTTCGAGAATGCGGTAGATATTTTTGAAAAAGCGCTGGAGCACGAGAAAAAAGTGACCAGAAGTATTTTCAATATTGTAAAGAATGCCAACGACGAAGGCGATTTTGCCACCACTTCATTCTTACAATGGTTCATCAACGAACAGGTAGAAGAGGAAGCGAGTGCATCGCAGTATGTCACTAAAATCAAAATGGTTTGTGACAACCCATCAGCATTGTATCTTTTTGATCAGGAACTTTCGCAGAGAGTTTTTGTTCCGGATACGAAAGCTTAA